In Levilactobacillus brevis, the genomic window ATCGGGAATCTGTCGGGCATCTAGGGGGTGATGTATTCGAATAACTTCCATGACAAGACGCCTCTTTCTCAAATCTTAATTCACCGCGAACATCTTCAGCGGCTTATACTGCTTTTTTTCGGGGAGATACTGGTACAGGCACTTCGTCTGGTCCCGATAGGTCAGGGCCACCACCGGCGCCGTACTGCCGACCTGGTCCTCATCCAAGAAGACCCCATTTTTTACCAGGCCCCACAGCCGATCGGACAATGCGACGTGTGGATAGTCCCGCAAGGCGTAGTCAATCGGCCGCAAGATAGCGGACAGGTCTTCATTGGCCATGGCTACAGCCACCTGTTCGAGGGTCACCGTTTGGTCCAAATCAAAGCCGCCGCTCTTCAGCCGCGTCAATGAGGCCATCACGGCAGGAACACCCAGTTGCCGACCAAGGTCAACCGCTAACGTCCGCACGTAGGTTCCCTTGGAGCAGGCGATCTCAAACGCAATCGTCTGGGTTCCCTGCTCGGCATCGAACTGGCCATCATCGACCAGATCAAAGGACGTCACGGTAATGGTCCGCGTCGGCCGCTCAACGGTCTCACCGGCCCGCGCGTACTCGTAGAGCTTCCGGCCGTTCACCTTGACTGCCGAGTACATCGGCGGCGTCTGCTGAATCGTCCCGGTAAGCGCTGCGGCCGCTTGAAGCAGTGTAGCGCGATCAAACGGGGTTGTCAAAGGCTGACGGTCAATCACGTCGCCGTCCAAATCCTCCGTGGTCGTGGCAAGACCGAGCGTGACGGTTCCCTTGTAAACTTTCCCCGAAGCCATCAGGTAAGGCACCACCTTGGTCGCACTCCCGATACAGATGGGTAAGACCCCATCAACACTGGGGTCCAGCGTGCCACTATGGCCGACCTTTTTGGTATGCAGAATGTGCCGTAGCTTGGCCACACAGTCGAAGCTGGTGAGGCCTCGTTCCTTATAAAGGGGAATAATCCCATCCATGTCCTGTTTCCTCCATTCCTGAATCCTAAATTACTTTAGTCTAAACTGACCCGCTTTATTGTTCGCCGCAACGTCACATACGGCTGGCTACATTTCTGGCCTCCTCCGGTTATGATAAGAGCTAATACTATAGTGAATAGATACATTAATCCCAAACGTTATCGTCTCACGCCTCGGTTTGGACAAGCTAACCAGAAGTATGTTAGCCGTGAGTGAGCCAAAAATAGGATCAACCGGGGCACTTCTCAGGCTCGCTCCGGTCTTCCCCCAGCCTTCCAGCCCAGTTTTGATGAACGGTAAGGCGAGTTCCCCGTCACCGATAGAACCTAAAAAGAGGCGCTGATCCGTTTGGACCAACGCCTCCATCTCGTTCACACCAGAATTACTCCCGGTGGTGGAGATCGTTTAGCAGTTCATCGATCCGGCTACCATAACGCACCGATTGGTCTTGCTCAAAGGTTAACTCGGGCGTCTTGTAGATGCTCAAGCGTGACCCTAATTCAGAGCGAATCAGTCCCGTAGCTTTCTTCAGCCCTTGCTGTGTCTTTTCCACAGAAGAAGCCTTGTCCGATAAAATACTGTAATAAATCGTTGCCTGCTGCAAGTCACCTGTGACTTCCACGCCGGTAACGGTGACGCCCTCGACCCGGGGATCGCGGACACGTTTTAGGAGAATATCCGTAACTTCCCGTTGGATTTCTTGTTCCAACCGGCCAACTCGATATTGTGCCATGACGTTTGCCTCCGATTTTTATTTAACGGGAACTTCCTTCATCACGTAGGCTTCGATTACGTCGTCTACCTTGATGTCGTTGTAGTTCTCGATAGTTAATCCTAATTCGTAACCCATCTTAACTTGCTTGACGTCGTCCTTGAAACGCTTCAGACTACCCAGCTTACCTTCGTAGATAACCACGCCATCCCGAATCAAGCGGACATCGGCATCAGCCGTAATGTAGCCTTCGGTAACCATCCCACCGACAATCGTGCCGACCTTAGAAGCGTGGAAGATATCCTTAACTTCAACTTGGCCCGTCACTTGTTCTTCGTAGGTTGGTTCCAGCATCCCCTTCATCGCCGTTTCGATTTCATCGATGGCGTTGTAGATGACGTTGTGCAGACGAATGTCCACCTTGTCACTATCGGCTTGTGCCCGGGCCTGTGGTGTTGGCCGGACGTTAAACCCAATGATGATGGCATCGGAAGCTTCGGCTAAGGTCACATCACTTTCGTTAATGGCCCCAACAGCGGAGTGAATGATGTTGACCCGAACACCGGAAACATCAATCTTCTTCAGGCTGCCTGCCAAGGCTTCAACGGA contains:
- the truB gene encoding tRNA pseudouridine(55) synthase TruB — protein: MDGIIPLYKERGLTSFDCVAKLRHILHTKKVGHSGTLDPSVDGVLPICIGSATKVVPYLMASGKVYKGTVTLGLATTTEDLDGDVIDRQPLTTPFDRATLLQAAAALTGTIQQTPPMYSAVKVNGRKLYEYARAGETVERPTRTITVTSFDLVDDGQFDAEQGTQTIAFEIACSKGTYVRTLAVDLGRQLGVPAVMASLTRLKSGGFDLDQTVTLEQVAVAMANEDLSAILRPIDYALRDYPHVALSDRLWGLVKNGVFLDEDQVGSTAPVVALTYRDQTKCLYQYLPEKKQYKPLKMFAVN
- the rbfA gene encoding 30S ribosome-binding factor RbfA, which produces MAQYRVGRLEQEIQREVTDILLKRVRDPRVEGVTVTGVEVTGDLQQATIYYSILSDKASSVEKTQQGLKKATGLIRSELGSRLSIYKTPELTFEQDQSVRYGSRIDELLNDLHHRE